Below is a genomic region from Deltaproteobacteria bacterium.
GCATCGGGGAATAACGTGGTGGACGCTCCAGCCACTGAATGGAGTGATGAGTTGGCCGCAGTATGGGCATTTGCCGTCCTGCTGTAGCCAGAGATACGCTCTGGCTGCAAAAGACCTAACCAGACTCCGTTCCATCAGCCGAACCTGGCAGAAGGCTTTCTCGATCTTGGCCTGGCGCTTTTGTACCTGACGGACGATGCGGTTCGGGTCCACTTCCACCCACCCCCGGAATTGGGGGGACGGAACTGTGACCGTTTTTGTGGGATTCATTTTGTGCTTCCTCCTTTCCTGTTATCGCCAGGAGGAAGCTCGCCCCCAGGGGGTCGCTTCCCCCGGCGGGGTTAATTTTTTTAAGGTGAGGACCTACACAAAATCGCTCAGGGGCGGATAGTCAGGATAATTTATATCCAGATATGCCTGGATAGCTCCAATCCCCTGGGACAACCGATCTTTGATTCGGCGCGCCATCTTTGGCCGGGCGAAAAATCACCAACTCCGGAATGAACTCAAAAGCCTGACCGGATTGCCGGTCAAAGGGGATACCCTTGCTTCTC
It encodes:
- a CDS encoding HNH endonuclease translates to MNPTKTVTVPSPQFRGWVEVDPNRIVRQVQKRQAKIEKAFCQVRLMERSLVRSFAARAYLWLQQDGKCPYCGQLITPFSGWSVHHVIPRCKGGSDALDNLQLLHPHCHRQLHGDAARKVA